A part of Paenibacillus donghaensis genomic DNA contains:
- a CDS encoding ABC transporter permease produces the protein MLYNEWLKFRRSGLFWTLPVVGLFSPLLFMALRLSEKLRYTDSQTMPWIEYLGNEKTFFCFFIVIIWLGVVASQLISREYTDHTVSILYTYPTSRVAIIITKTVIVGFILLLTQAFEFTGLYFTSWIYKGEAMPGDLLVQELQRTGVSLLGQFALVPLFVCLSQLGRSILLPTMAAIGLMITNPMVMALYPTSYSPFVMYASSYVTIMSNSAALPVGHVLLVDLIMFAVTMGVLLLHTMKMEIRS, from the coding sequence ATGCTCTACAATGAATGGCTTAAGTTCCGCAGATCAGGTCTGTTCTGGACCTTGCCTGTGGTTGGCCTGTTCAGTCCGCTGCTGTTTATGGCCTTGCGGCTCTCGGAGAAGCTGCGGTACACAGACTCTCAAACGATGCCCTGGATAGAATATTTAGGGAACGAGAAAACGTTCTTTTGTTTTTTTATAGTGATCATATGGCTGGGAGTTGTCGCCAGTCAGTTGATATCCAGGGAATATACAGACCACACCGTCTCCATCCTCTACACCTATCCAACCTCCAGGGTTGCAATTATCATCACAAAAACGGTTATCGTGGGATTTATTCTTCTGCTGACCCAGGCCTTCGAATTCACCGGATTGTACTTTACCAGCTGGATTTATAAAGGAGAGGCGATGCCAGGTGATTTGCTGGTGCAGGAGCTTCAGCGAACAGGTGTCTCCTTGCTGGGTCAATTCGCCCTGGTGCCGCTGTTTGTGTGCCTCAGCCAGCTCGGACGTTCTATTCTGCTGCCTACGATGGCCGCCATCGGACTCATGATCACCAATCCAATGGTGATGGCGCTATATCCCACTTCCTACTCGCCTTTCGTTATGTATGCCTCGTCTTATGTAACGATAATGTCGAATTCAGCCGCTCTTCCTGTCGGGCATGTCCTGCTGGTCGATCTGATAATGTTTGCTGTTACTATGGGCGTTCTTCTGCTCCATACGATGAAGATGGAAATCCGCAGTTAG
- the flgM gene encoding flagellar biosynthesis anti-sigma factor FlgM, with protein MKINETGRINAINPYQRSAEAQRQEQMKKSTRKDEVSISDEAIKLLQAQNNDKVDAERAMKIDNLKQQVSAGTYQIDAAKLAEKLAPYFKQSSEN; from the coding sequence ATGAAAATTAACGAGACCGGACGAATAAACGCCATTAACCCGTATCAACGAAGCGCGGAAGCGCAAAGGCAGGAACAAATGAAAAAAAGCACACGCAAAGATGAGGTTTCGATCTCCGATGAAGCGATCAAGCTGCTGCAAGCCCAGAACAATGACAAGGTTGACGCAGAACGTGCCATGAAGATTGACAATTTGAAGCAGCAAGTCTCCGCAGGTACCTATCAAATAGACGCAGCTAAACTCGCAGAGAAACTCGCCCCTTACTTTAAGCAATCCTCCGAGAATTAG
- a CDS encoding response regulator transcription factor — MDNQSSGKAPIKVLLADDHQLFREGLKRILNMEEDIEVIGECGDGIQVLEFCNGNKPDIVLMDINMPIENGVEATQKLREMFPAVKVIILSIHDDESYVFETLRKGANGYLLKDMEAESLINAIRSVCEGHAFIHPKVTGKLINQLRRMTYLNETGAMTETPVKEAGVKFVAGDNNPLTRREAEVLRLMAEGKSNKMIGEYLFISEKTVKNHVSSILQKMEVDDRTQAVINSIKFGWVTL, encoded by the coding sequence ATGGACAATCAAAGCTCTGGCAAGGCACCCATCAAAGTTCTTTTGGCTGATGATCATCAACTGTTCCGTGAAGGCTTGAAGCGTATTTTGAATATGGAGGAAGATATTGAGGTCATTGGGGAATGCGGTGACGGGATTCAGGTGTTGGAATTCTGCAATGGCAACAAACCCGATATCGTATTGATGGATATCAATATGCCGATTGAGAACGGAGTGGAGGCGACGCAGAAGCTGCGGGAGATGTTTCCGGCAGTAAAGGTCATCATTCTATCGATACATGACGATGAAAGTTATGTGTTCGAAACGTTGCGCAAGGGAGCCAACGGTTATTTACTGAAAGATATGGAGGCTGAGTCGCTGATCAATGCCATCCGTTCGGTCTGTGAAGGGCATGCTTTTATCCATCCCAAGGTTACGGGCAAGCTGATCAACCAGCTTAGACGGATGACTTATCTGAACGAAACGGGAGCCATGACCGAGACGCCGGTCAAGGAAGCGGGCGTGAAGTTTGTGGCCGGGGATAACAATCCGCTCACACGCCGCGAAGCGGAAGTGCTTCGACTGATGGCGGAGGGCAAGAGCAACAAGATGATTGGCGAATATCTGTTTATCAGCGAGAAGACGGTAAAAAACCACGTCAGCAGCATTCTGCAAAAAATGGAAGTGGATGACCGTACCCAGGCTGTAATCAATTCGATTAAATTTGGCTGGGTTACCTTATAA
- a CDS encoding flagellar protein FlgN: protein MELTPLLELLERLDEVHLQMLELAALKKQSIMDNQVDSLIDLLNRESRLVKLIGQLEEQRAEAAYAFLQGVGIRSNLNLNLTELSRLVFDPEDKARLLHIQQKLSGTLYRLKEANELNQKLIEQSLTFIDYSLDLLVGRPNQEITYHHPSDKGSSVTRPGIFDARG from the coding sequence ATGGAATTAACACCATTGTTAGAACTGCTTGAGCGGCTGGATGAAGTGCATCTGCAGATGCTGGAGCTGGCCGCTCTTAAGAAGCAGAGTATTATGGACAACCAAGTCGATTCGTTAATTGATCTCCTGAACCGTGAATCCAGACTGGTGAAGCTGATCGGGCAGCTGGAAGAACAGCGTGCAGAGGCAGCCTATGCCTTTCTGCAGGGTGTTGGCATCCGCTCCAACCTGAATCTGAACCTCACAGAGCTGTCACGGCTTGTATTTGACCCTGAAGACAAAGCGCGGCTGCTGCATATCCAGCAGAAGCTTTCGGGTACGCTGTACCGTTTGAAGGAAGCCAATGAGCTGAACCAGAAGCTGATTGAGCAGTCGCTTACCTTTATAGATTATTCACTTGATCTTCTGGTCGGAAGACCGAACCAAGAGATCACTTACCATCACCCGTCCGACAAGGGCAGCAGCGTGACCCGGCCGGGTATTTTTGATGCCCGGGGATAA
- a CDS encoding sensor histidine kinase: MNILLTVSFILALLAALFFYFKFNRLQRELGQLQVFVEQKADTAEHPAATPNARVRIHNTSPALQQLAVSLNRLLDRLQTAESRTQATEAAHKRLVSNISHDLRTPMTSVLGYLEALQKDQSLSPEEIREFVDIAYRKSGSMYELLEAFFQLAKMEAGDVPLQFVPLEINSLVKEQLAGLYPSFQNLSLVPEIEIAEDKLYALGDRLAVERIVSNLLSNSLKYGASGGRLGVRVTRFDQQIRFEVWDNGPGISAESLPFIFERMYTHESSRSSGSSGSGLGLTIARHLAEKLGGSLEACSVPGEMTSFILLLPEAAR; encoded by the coding sequence ATGAATATTCTGCTGACAGTCTCTTTTATACTGGCCCTACTGGCCGCACTCTTCTTCTACTTCAAGTTCAACCGTCTTCAGCGGGAACTGGGACAGCTGCAGGTTTTTGTGGAGCAAAAAGCAGATACCGCAGAGCACCCCGCAGCCACTCCCAACGCAAGAGTGCGGATTCATAACACCAGCCCCGCGCTCCAGCAACTGGCCGTTTCCCTGAACCGCCTGCTGGACCGGCTGCAAACGGCCGAATCACGGACACAGGCAACTGAAGCGGCCCACAAACGATTGGTCTCCAATATCTCCCATGATTTGCGCACCCCCATGACCTCTGTCCTCGGCTATCTCGAGGCACTGCAGAAGGATCAGAGTCTCAGTCCAGAGGAGATCAGGGAGTTTGTAGATATCGCCTACCGTAAATCCGGCTCGATGTATGAGCTGCTGGAGGCTTTTTTTCAATTGGCCAAAATGGAAGCCGGCGATGTCCCCCTGCAGTTCGTCCCTTTGGAGATCAATAGTCTGGTCAAGGAGCAGCTGGCGGGGCTGTATCCCTCTTTTCAGAACCTCTCTCTGGTGCCTGAAATCGAAATCGCCGAAGACAAGCTCTATGCGCTGGGCGACCGGCTGGCGGTGGAGCGTATCGTCTCCAACCTGCTGTCCAACAGTTTGAAATACGGGGCATCCGGCGGACGCTTGGGGGTGCGGGTAACGCGATTCGATCAACAGATCAGGTTTGAAGTCTGGGATAACGGACCCGGAATTAGCGCGGAGAGCCTCCCTTTTATTTTTGAAAGAATGTATACGCATGAATCATCACGTTCTTCCGGCAGCAGCGGCAGCGGGCTTGGACTGACCATTGCCAGACATTTGGCAGAGAAGCTTGGCGGAAGTCTGGAAGCCTGTTCCGTCCCCGGTGAGATGACCTCTTTCATTCTGCTGCTTCCCGAAGCTGCGCGTTGA
- a CDS encoding ComF family protein has translation MNINLHAWLKGAQSLLAPSVPICLSCGKRARLSSQLPAICTACAAAIPWITRPRCRKCGRATGCPDCSRSGEPSPIVCNRSAVAYSTEMREWLGRYKYRGNERYAPVLGAMLDTAYVMLMAEMEQLLQEQLLQVNAGSAPEGCITTAHRLAPPPRSTSADRTPTPPSGSTAASRWQADLLVPVPVSNARLDERGFNQAERLADVLSRRRGIPQLPLLVRTHHTAKQSFKSRAERLADMKFAFAANPDPAMRPMLRVAVNAIGPLERPLRIIIVDDIYTTGSTIRACAQVVSRLAAEMGYDAEIYSLTWARS, from the coding sequence ATGAATATCAATCTGCATGCATGGTTAAAAGGGGCCCAGTCGCTGCTGGCCCCCTCGGTTCCTATCTGTCTGTCTTGCGGCAAGCGTGCCCGGCTCTCCTCCCAACTGCCTGCGATTTGCACAGCCTGTGCCGCAGCCATTCCCTGGATTACCCGCCCGCGCTGCCGCAAATGTGGCCGGGCGACAGGCTGCCCGGACTGCAGCCGCAGTGGAGAGCCTTCGCCGATCGTCTGCAACCGCAGTGCGGTTGCTTACAGCACCGAAATGCGTGAATGGTTGGGAAGATACAAGTACCGCGGCAATGAGCGCTATGCCCCTGTGCTCGGTGCCATGCTGGACACTGCTTATGTGATGCTGATGGCCGAAATGGAGCAACTGTTACAGGAGCAGCTTCTGCAAGTTAACGCAGGCTCAGCCCCGGAAGGCTGCATAACCACGGCCCACAGGCTGGCCCCGCCGCCAAGGTCCACATCCGCCGATCGTACGCCGACCCCGCCCTCAGGCTCCACAGCTGCATCCCGCTGGCAGGCGGATCTGCTAGTCCCTGTACCGGTCAGTAATGCCCGCCTGGATGAGCGGGGTTTTAACCAGGCCGAGCGGCTGGCGGATGTGCTGTCCCGGCGCAGGGGTATCCCGCAGCTACCGCTGCTCGTCCGCACCCATCATACCGCCAAGCAGAGCTTCAAGAGCCGGGCCGAACGGCTGGCGGATATGAAGTTTGCTTTTGCCGCCAACCCCGACCCGGCGATGAGACCGATGCTAAGAGTGGCTGTGAACGCCATCGGGCCTCTAGAACGACCGCTGCGGATCATCATTGTAGATGATATTTATACAACGGGAAGCACGATCCGCGCCTGTGCGCAGGTGGTGAGCCGCCTGGCGGCTGAAATGGGCTACGACGCAGAGATCTATAGCCTGACCTGGGCACGGTCCTAA
- a CDS encoding response regulator transcription factor yields MIRVLIVEDDPEIASLIKRYLAKEGMECVHADTGPLSLTAFAEKGPFQLVLLDLMLPGMDGLEVLRRVRATSHVPVIILTAKDGETDKIIGLGCGADDYMIKPFSIFELTARVKALVRRYVDFSGEAAAGSTTSLSCGDLVIDPEQCSVSRNGQDLGLTAKEFQIVFLLASHPKKVFTRENLYSRVWGEEYIGAENTISVHIRRLRAKIERDPAQPEWIVTVWGMGYKWGET; encoded by the coding sequence ATGATCCGTGTACTTATCGTTGAGGACGATCCGGAGATTGCCAGTCTGATCAAACGTTATTTGGCAAAAGAAGGCATGGAATGCGTCCATGCGGACACCGGGCCTTTGAGCTTGACCGCTTTTGCAGAAAAGGGGCCGTTCCAGCTGGTACTGCTCGATCTGATGCTGCCGGGGATGGATGGTCTGGAGGTGCTGAGACGTGTTCGGGCCACCAGCCATGTCCCTGTTATCATTCTCACCGCCAAAGACGGGGAAACCGACAAAATCATCGGGCTAGGCTGCGGCGCCGACGATTATATGATTAAGCCTTTCAGTATTTTTGAGCTGACTGCACGCGTGAAGGCGCTGGTGCGCCGGTATGTCGACTTCTCGGGCGAAGCGGCTGCGGGCAGCACAACATCCCTGTCCTGCGGGGACCTTGTGATCGACCCAGAGCAATGTTCCGTATCCCGAAACGGCCAGGATCTGGGCCTGACCGCCAAAGAATTTCAGATCGTATTCCTGCTGGCCTCGCATCCCAAAAAAGTGTTTACCCGCGAGAATCTCTATTCCCGTGTGTGGGGCGAAGAGTATATCGGTGCCGAGAATACCATCTCTGTCCATATCCGCAGGCTGCGCGCCAAGATCGAACGCGATCCTGCACAGCCGGAGTGGATTGTTACGGTATGGGGAATGGGCTACAAATGGGGTGAAACGTGA
- a CDS encoding TIGR03826 family flagellar region protein gives MNLDNCPRCGRLYVKNIMDLCQPCIKDLEHEYEICVNYLRENRGTNIQELSDATDISIKEITRFIREGRISIANAPNMMYPCEVCGTLIRDGHMCDNCRSRLRKDLSSLTKEMADEPVKKSTDGAYRAVDKRRDL, from the coding sequence ATGAATCTAGACAATTGTCCAAGGTGCGGCCGGCTGTATGTTAAGAATATTATGGATTTATGCCAGCCCTGCATTAAAGACCTGGAACATGAATATGAGATTTGTGTGAATTATTTACGTGAGAACAGGGGAACCAACATACAGGAGCTGTCTGACGCCACAGATATTTCGATTAAGGAAATTACCCGTTTTATCCGCGAAGGCCGAATTTCCATTGCCAATGCACCGAATATGATGTATCCCTGTGAGGTATGCGGAACCCTGATTCGTGATGGCCATATGTGCGACAACTGCCGTAGTCGTCTGCGTAAGGATCTCAGCAGTCTGACCAAGGAAATGGCTGATGAGCCAGTCAAAAAAAGTACAGATGGTGCCTATCGGGCGGTTGACAAACGCCGGGATTTATAA
- a CDS encoding DEAD/DEAH box helicase, giving the protein MRAAVYAVESSGQWELWVSLELEVDRLWWLGGDDSGNVRMNGSEGVGWDGSRNGTRGGSKALNRGDSRGGRADKVRKRSPAETMVILSSGLPLGWAVKLRSGFRPRGGMKSWASAEWAAYIDGSLANELKEEHEARGEAGKPGKWPVDEIAVWRREAGWDEDKAAREGARSQIAGGGGEVGLKGVDGSGEWGVGIGNGIQMVVGDRGAGLRAEGGSGEWGMGMGAAALQELQRSADALLGLFGGRSLLQPEAEALLAERLPGLAGRWRGAAQLAQLQGRLTLDAALSAPAPAAPGALRRAAALLPHLPWRGAAAHRALRPRCLRCGSEATGRTACAACGLQGCAYCEACLALGRSRACALLLRSAALPAVRGTAGGGPTVAARRWGLSAAQAGAAGAALAFLAEPARRSAASCPERFLLWAVTGAGKTEMIFPLLESVLAAGGRALVATPRRDVVLELVPRLAKAFPAVSRAVLYGGSAERWADGQLTLATTHQLLRFHQGFDLVIIDELDAYPYHNDPMLAYAAEQACKPDGCFIYLSATPPAQLQREARRGKLAHARVPVRFHGHPLPVPQHLVMESVQQCLKHGRLPRKLVQVLQRSLDREAQIFLFVSRIAHIEGLLKLLRHCFPGRSIEGTSSQDAERAEKVSAFRNRDISLLVTTTILERGVTVPRSDVIILDADSSLFDEASLVQMAGRAGRSKEDPAGHVVFASAQWSRAQRGAIAQIRTMNGIARRQGYIHKEGL; this is encoded by the coding sequence ATGCGGGCAGCAGTTTATGCGGTGGAGAGCAGTGGGCAATGGGAATTGTGGGTGTCGTTGGAGCTGGAGGTGGACAGGTTGTGGTGGCTGGGTGGGGATGATTCTGGGAACGTAAGGATGAATGGGAGTGAAGGAGTAGGCTGGGACGGGAGCAGGAATGGGACACGAGGGGGAAGTAAGGCATTGAACAGAGGAGACAGCAGGGGGGGAAGAGCAGATAAGGTTCGTAAACGAAGTCCTGCCGAAACTATGGTTATTCTCTCCAGCGGATTGCCGCTGGGCTGGGCAGTGAAGCTGCGCTCAGGGTTTAGGCCAAGGGGCGGGATGAAGAGTTGGGCAAGCGCGGAATGGGCTGCTTATATTGATGGTAGTCTCGCTAATGAGCTTAAAGAAGAGCATGAGGCAAGGGGAGAGGCGGGCAAGCCGGGGAAATGGCCAGTGGATGAGATTGCCGTTTGGCGGCGGGAAGCGGGTTGGGATGAAGATAAGGCGGCCAGGGAGGGTGCTCGCAGTCAGATAGCTGGAGGAGGCGGAGAAGTTGGGCTTAAAGGTGTGGATGGAAGCGGGGAGTGGGGCGTAGGAATTGGCAATGGCATCCAGATGGTTGTGGGAGACAGAGGTGCTGGGCTTAGGGCCGAGGGCGGAAGCGGGGAGTGGGGCATGGGCATGGGGGCAGCTGCTCTGCAGGAGCTGCAGCGCTCAGCGGACGCGCTGCTGGGCCTCTTTGGCGGGCGCTCGCTGCTGCAGCCGGAGGCAGAAGCTCTCCTGGCCGAGCGGCTGCCCGGGCTTGCAGGGCGCTGGCGCGGCGCAGCCCAGCTGGCGCAGCTGCAGGGGCGGCTGACGCTGGACGCCGCCCTCAGTGCTCCCGCCCCGGCTGCGCCCGGGGCGCTAAGGCGTGCGGCTGCGCTGCTGCCGCACTTGCCCTGGCGCGGTGCTGCCGCCCACCGCGCCCTAAGGCCACGCTGCCTGCGCTGCGGCAGCGAAGCCACCGGCCGCACGGCCTGCGCCGCGTGCGGCCTCCAGGGCTGCGCCTACTGCGAGGCCTGCCTCGCACTTGGGCGCAGCCGGGCTTGCGCGCTGCTGCTGCGCAGCGCGGCCCTGCCGGCCGTGCGGGGCACGGCCGGGGGCGGTCCCACCGTGGCGGCACGCCGGTGGGGGCTTAGCGCGGCGCAGGCGGGAGCCGCCGGCGCTGCACTGGCGTTTCTGGCGGAGCCGGCACGGCGCTCCGCGGCAAGCTGCCCAGAGCGGTTCCTGCTCTGGGCGGTGACGGGAGCCGGGAAGACAGAAATGATCTTCCCGCTCCTGGAGTCCGTCCTCGCAGCCGGAGGACGGGCCTTGGTGGCCACGCCGCGGCGCGACGTCGTGCTGGAGCTGGTGCCGCGGCTGGCGAAGGCGTTCCCGGCGGTCAGCCGGGCGGTGCTGTACGGCGGCAGCGCCGAGCGCTGGGCAGACGGGCAGCTGACGCTGGCGACCACCCACCAGCTGCTGCGCTTCCACCAGGGGTTTGACCTGGTGATTATCGATGAGCTGGATGCCTACCCGTATCACAATGATCCGATGCTGGCCTATGCGGCAGAGCAAGCCTGCAAGCCGGATGGCTGCTTCATCTACCTCTCGGCTACGCCGCCTGCCCAACTGCAGCGCGAAGCGCGCCGGGGCAAGCTGGCTCATGCCAGAGTGCCGGTGCGCTTCCACGGCCACCCGCTGCCGGTTCCGCAGCATCTGGTTATGGAGTCTGTCCAGCAATGTCTTAAGCACGGCAGGCTGCCCCGCAAGCTGGTGCAGGTGCTGCAGCGCTCCCTGGACCGGGAGGCCCAGATCTTCTTGTTCGTGTCACGCATCGCTCATATTGAAGGGCTGCTGAAGCTGCTGCGCCATTGTTTTCCCGGCAGGTCGATTGAGGGAACCTCTTCTCAGGATGCTGAACGAGCTGAGAAGGTGTCAGCTTTTCGCAACCGCGACATCTCGCTGCTGGTGACCACCACTATTCTGGAGCGCGGCGTTACCGTGCCGCGCAGTGATGTAATTATTCTCGATGCGGACAGCAGTCTGTTCGACGAAGCTTCGCTTGTGCAGATGGCCGGCCGGGCAGGGAGAAGCAAAGAAGACCCGGCAGGACATGTGGTGTTTGCTTCCGCCCAGTGGAGCAGAGCGCAGCGGGGGGCCATCGCCCAGATCCGTACGATGAACGGCATTGCCCGCCGTCAGGGCTATATCCATAAGGAGGGATTGTAA
- the flgK gene encoding flagellar hook-associated protein FlgK: protein MTSTFHSIETARRSLFTQTTALNTTGHNIANANTEGYSRQRVNMTASRPMEAYGIQRSSVPGQLGTGVEFTSIERIREGFLDDQFRGENAAMGNWSIQSDTLDKLEAIINEPSDTGIRTVLDNFWKSWSDLSKSPEDPTARKIVVQTAQALTDAINYMDKQLKGLSSDLSANLDTKGSEIQGYLGSIRDLNESITKIEGMGDHANDLRDQRDLLTDKLSKIINITVVDGEAGYTISMGTQQLLQGINQPVVISNPAVPNSGNVFLNNAFAAGSLTGGETYGMIFSNTKYVADYQKQLDGIANTLATGELEVTIPAGSNLPAGTVVLKESEITNPDGTKVTLAAGAAVPVPLTGDLKTTVKGMNGLHELGYAMNGTSGRPFFTPTTPGAAITAANLQLNPLIAADPTLFATSLRTTVDAAGNTKVITGNNTMALLISNLKDNSSFTSADGLKKGSIGSYLSSMVGQLGIQSQEATRQNENSNYLLDQVSSRRQSVSGVSLDEEMTNMLVYQHAYSAAARFMTTYDELLDKLINSTGTVGR from the coding sequence ATGACATCTACATTTCATTCGATCGAGACGGCAAGACGGAGCCTGTTTACCCAGACGACTGCGCTCAACACAACCGGACATAATATAGCCAATGCCAACACCGAGGGGTACAGCCGTCAACGGGTTAATATGACGGCTTCCCGCCCAATGGAAGCTTATGGAATACAACGTTCTTCAGTTCCAGGACAACTGGGTACTGGTGTGGAATTCACCTCCATCGAACGAATCAGAGAGGGCTTTCTGGATGACCAGTTCCGCGGCGAGAATGCAGCCATGGGGAACTGGTCCATTCAATCAGATACGCTGGATAAGCTGGAAGCGATCATCAATGAACCCTCTGATACCGGAATCCGTACTGTGCTCGATAACTTCTGGAAATCGTGGTCGGATCTGAGTAAGAGCCCTGAGGACCCAACAGCCCGCAAGATTGTTGTTCAGACAGCGCAGGCGTTGACTGATGCCATTAACTACATGGACAAGCAGTTAAAAGGCCTCTCCAGCGATCTTTCCGCCAACCTGGACACCAAGGGTTCGGAAATTCAGGGTTATTTAGGTTCGATCAGAGATTTGAACGAATCCATAACTAAAATTGAAGGTATGGGCGATCATGCCAACGATTTACGTGACCAACGTGACCTGTTGACTGATAAATTGTCCAAAATTATCAATATTACAGTGGTTGATGGTGAGGCAGGATATACAATTTCAATGGGAACCCAGCAGTTGCTGCAAGGAATCAATCAACCTGTAGTGATTAGCAATCCCGCTGTCCCCAACTCTGGAAATGTATTCTTGAACAACGCTTTCGCAGCTGGGTCGCTTACGGGCGGCGAAACCTACGGAATGATCTTCTCCAATACCAAATATGTAGCAGACTATCAGAAACAGCTTGACGGGATAGCCAACACACTGGCAACTGGAGAGCTTGAGGTCACTATTCCGGCAGGCTCCAATCTTCCGGCAGGTACTGTTGTACTTAAGGAATCAGAGATCACGAATCCGGATGGGACGAAGGTTACGCTTGCCGCAGGTGCAGCTGTGCCTGTTCCCTTGACTGGAGACTTGAAGACAACCGTCAAAGGTATGAACGGCTTACATGAACTGGGGTATGCCATGAATGGCACCAGCGGCAGACCATTCTTCACGCCCACCACGCCTGGAGCAGCAATTACGGCCGCTAACCTGCAGCTCAATCCGCTGATTGCTGCAGATCCGACCCTGTTCGCCACTTCTTTGCGCACTACTGTAGATGCAGCAGGTAACACCAAGGTCATTACAGGCAATAACACGATGGCCTTGCTGATAAGCAATCTCAAGGACAACAGTTCATTCACATCTGCTGACGGACTTAAGAAGGGGAGTATCGGCTCCTACCTAAGTTCCATGGTAGGCCAACTCGGTATCCAATCCCAAGAAGCAACACGCCAGAATGAGAACTCCAATTATTTGCTGGATCAGGTAAGTTCCCGACGTCAATCCGTGAGCGGTGTCTCTCTGGATGAAGAAATGACGAACATGCTGGTCTACCAGCATGCTTATAGCGCTGCAGCACGTTTTATGACAACCTACGATGAACTGCTGGATAAATTAATTAACTCTACCGGAACCGTTGGCAGATAA
- a CDS encoding ATP-binding cassette domain-containing protein yields MPNPILQTHQLNKLYRKSHVVENLNLKVEPGDIYGLLGQNGAGKTTTLRMLLGLIKPTSGYIEWYGHALTRSLYGRIGSIIETPGFYPQLSVAENLELHRRMSGIPEKETVMEYLKLVGLEKAAQKKAKQLSLGMKQRLGIARAMMHRPDMLILDEPINGLDPLGIKETRELIVDLQRKREITVLISSHILGEIQLMANRIGIMHQGRLIEQLDYEDIQGKNRHYLELKVDDDQRTAVILERELLLTNFQVWERGIIRLYEGFQDSGAINRRLVGEGIEVKELTIQSDSLEDFFIQATTRKELA; encoded by the coding sequence ATGCCCAATCCAATTCTGCAAACGCACCAGTTAAACAAGCTGTACCGGAAGTCCCATGTCGTCGAGAATCTGAATCTGAAGGTTGAGCCAGGTGATATCTATGGCCTGCTCGGCCAGAATGGTGCCGGTAAAACCACCACGCTGCGCATGCTGCTCGGGCTGATTAAGCCCACCTCAGGCTATATCGAATGGTATGGTCATGCGCTGACCCGCTCGCTTTATGGACGGATTGGTTCAATCATCGAAACCCCCGGCTTCTATCCGCAGTTGAGCGTTGCCGAGAATCTGGAGCTGCACCGCCGGATGAGCGGCATTCCCGAAAAAGAAACCGTGATGGAATATCTCAAACTGGTGGGACTGGAGAAGGCCGCCCAGAAAAAAGCCAAGCAGCTGTCGCTGGGTATGAAGCAACGCCTCGGCATCGCCCGTGCGATGATGCACCGGCCGGACATGCTGATTCTCGATGAGCCGATTAACGGCCTCGATCCGCTGGGCATTAAGGAGACGCGCGAGCTGATCGTTGACCTGCAGCGCAAACGCGAGATTACCGTCCTGATCTCGAGCCATATCCTGGGTGAAATCCAGCTGATGGCCAACCGCATCGGCATCATGCACCAGGGCAGGCTGATTGAGCAGCTCGATTATGAGGATATTCAGGGCAAGAACCGCCATTATCTTGAACTCAAGGTTGACGATGATCAGCGCACAGCCGTTATTCTTGAGCGAGAGCTTCTGCTCACCAACTTCCAGGTATGGGAGCGGGGGATTATCCGCCTCTACGAAGGGTTTCAGGACAGCGGGGCCATCAACCGCCGGCTCGTCGGAGAAGGCATTGAAGTGAAAGAGCTGACAATTCAGAGCGATTCTCTGGAAGACTTCTTCATCCAGGCAACCACCCGAAAGGAGCTGGCCTAA